The Ignicoccus hospitalis KIN4/I genome includes the window CCGTCCGAGGGAGGGACGCCCGAGCCCACCACGAAGGCCGGACGCGGGTGGAACAAGTAGTACCACTTCATCCCCTAACAGCCCTCTCCAACAGCGCGAGCTCGGCTAAGTATTCGAGTGCCTCGAGCTTGTTCAGCGCCTCGTAGGGGTCCTTACCCAAGGCGACTGCCCCGTGACCCTCGAGCAAGATCACGTCCGCCCTGGTGGACTCCTCCGCGACCCTCCGGGCGAGCTCCTCGCTCCCGGCCTCTAAGGGCGGAACCCTCGCCAGCTCCCTTATCGCGTAGGCCGTCTCCACGTACTCGCTGGGGTCCAGCGGGAGCCCTAGCTTTGCGGCCAAGACCGCTTTGGGGTTGTGGGCGTGCACCACCGAGCGCGCGTCGGTCTTCATGTATATTAGGGCGTGCATCTTGTACTCTATGGAAGGCTTCGGCCCTCGCCACTTCAAGTCGTTCAAGCTCACTACGCTCAGCTCCTTTATATCGTTCTTCGGTACGCCGGAAGGCGTTATTAGGAAGACGTCCCCGCACCTCGCGCTGGCGTTGCCGCTCAACACCGTTATCATTCCCTTTTGATAGAGCAACTTCATGACTTCAATTACTGGGCGCGCGTCACACAAGGCCCAGTCCCCGGAGCCTGCGCAAGACCTCGTTTAGGGCCTTCCACTCCTCGGGGAAGACCCTCTCCGGCGGGTTGTTAACCACCTCTTCCCAGTTGTGCTTGACCCACGAGCACGCTCTCGAAACTTCTATAAACACCTTCCCGTCCTTAACCCTGACGTTGAGCGGGTACATCTTACAGCTCAATGGCTTTTTCTCGTGAATCTTACACCTCCCCGTCTCGGGGTCGTTGAAGGGGCACCGGCCCTTGATCACCCAGCGGTAGAGGCCGGGGAGGAGCTCTACGAACTCCCTCTGCCCCATCCTCTCCAGCTCCTCCTTCTCGTCTTCAAACACCACCGGCATCTCGTCCTCCCTCTCGAAGACGCAGCAGCGCTTGCACTCCTCGTTATACGGGCATTTGAACAAGGAGGGCACCGGGGGAGACCCTTTGGAGGAGGGGTTAGGGAGGGTTTCGGTCGACCCGGAAAGGTGTGACGGCTGCGGCCTGTGCGTTGAGCTGTGTCCCTTCAACTCCCTAGCGATGGAGGGCGGAACGGTGAGGCAAGTAGGGCCTTGTTACCTCTGCGGGGGCTGTGAGGCCTTATGCAAGGCGATAAGGGTAGAACCTTTGTTGGAGCCTAAGGAGTTCGATGAAGGCTTCCGCTAAGGCCTCATCCGCCCTCGAGGTGGTAAATGCGGTTAGATTGCCAGCATTCACCAACCAGAAAGTATGAAGCTTCGCGTGACACAGAAAACACCTTACATACTATCGCATCCTCCAGCACCAAGGATGAAAGGTAGGGACACGCAAGGGAGGCAAGCCTAAGGAGTCTTTAAAAGTGTATGACATTCATGTCCTCCCTGCATAATTTGTCCTTACTATAAATCCTTGAGAGAGGTGAAGGGAACGGGGCCAAGGTATGACCTACGAGCTGGTCAAAACCGATGAAGGCACTTTAAGCGTTAAAGGTCATTCGATCCGATTTATGCTCATTCCCTCCTCCGCATTAGTTAAGATACACGAGGAACTCAAGAAAGTGTTGGGACCGGCGGCGGACGTAATGATGAGGAAGGTAGGGGAGGGCTTTGGAGAAGCGGTAGTGGAGTTGGTCAAAAAGGAGGAGGGCAGCGACGTAGATTCGATAAAGAGGTTTTTGGAGAAGAGCGGGTTCGGCGTTGTGGAAATAACTTCGGAGGGAAATGACAACTGCACCATTACGATACACAAGGCCCCCTCTAGGGACTTCGACACCAACGTGTGCAAGTTCGAGGAAGGAATAATAAAGGTGCTCTTAGAGGCCTTCAACGGAGGGAAGTGGAAGGTAAGGACCGTTAAGGCGGAAGGGGAGGACTGCGTCATAGAGGCGACCAAGGGCTAGCTCACCCCAAGGCCCTCGCTACCGCCGTGCCCCAGCCCTCCCTCCTCCTCCCTTGACCTAACTTCTCCTCCAGCACCTCCAACACCTCGTCCTTAGTCCCTTTTACCTTTATCTTCGTCCCGGCCGGAACCACTAGGGCCGGCTCCTTAGGCTTGTTGGAGACTATATCCCACCCGGTCCTAGCGACCTCCAGGAGGAGATCCCCTTGGGCACGTAGGTTCCAAGGACCTCCAGTTTCCCCCTCACGAGCGCCCTTCCGACCTCCTTGGAGGGTTCTCTCAAAGGCTTGCAGCGACGCTAAGCTGTTAAAGACTTCGCGATTGTGTTTATCTACTGTGGAAATTCCGATTAGATGCCTTAAATCTCCTTTCCTATCAAGAGTTTTATTATTTTGATTATGTCGTCTCCAGTGATTTTAGCCTCATCATTAATATTAATCCCACAACAACATAGGACATAGGCGTAGAACAGCGCCGCCGCGTCGCCCTTCCACGGACAGTAGGGGAACCTGAATTTGTCCCTCGTGAGGGCCGCCCTAACGACCTCGTAGAACCACTCCGACCTGGAATCCAGCTTTTCCTCGCTCTTCAGGTAGGTGACGGCGGCCGCTAGGAGCAAGAACTTGCAGAACAGCTCTTGATTATCGATGCACTCCTTCACGTCACTTAAAGCTTGAGAAAGTCCCTGGGCCTTTCCATCATCGTAGCAAGTGTTGAACAGGTGTAGGATTTTATTGAGCTTAGACTTTTTCTCTCTATCAATGGTATCCCAATTCTCCTTCAATTTTTCCAATAAATCCTTCAAGATCACGGTGCAATCATCT containing:
- a CDS encoding class II aldolase/adducin family protein, translated to MCDARPVIEVMKLLYQKGMITVLSGNASARCGDVFLITPSGVPKNDIKELSVVSLNDLKWRGPKPSIEYKMHALIYMKTDARSVVHAHNPKAVLAAKLGLPLDPSEYVETAYAIRELARVPPLEAGSEELARRVAEESTRADVILLEGHGAVALGKDPYEALNKLEALEYLAELALLERAVRG
- a CDS encoding YkgJ family cysteine cluster protein, with protein sequence MFKCPYNEECKRCCVFEREDEMPVVFEDEKEELERMGQREFVELLPGLYRWVIKGRCPFNDPETGRCKIHEKKPLSCKMYPLNVRVKDGKVFIEVSRACSWVKHNWEEVVNNPPERVFPEEWKALNEVLRRLRGLGLV
- a CDS encoding ATP-binding protein: MEEGLGRVSVDPERCDGCGLCVELCPFNSLAMEGGTVRQVGPCYLCGGCEALCKAIRVEPLLEPKEFDEGFR